The proteins below come from a single Patescibacteria group bacterium genomic window:
- a CDS encoding STAS domain-containing protein produces the protein MKHTMEARGNVLVITLEGEFHKDAPDYFEGIENREPLLQPWTFRQFERIVFDLSKVRTMSSNGIGILIIVRRMAIKFGHNGPIPIIIAGSNKSVEKVLVNTQIASMFELFDTVEQALGVSQ, from the coding sequence ATGAAACACACCATGGAAGCGCGGGGCAATGTTCTCGTGATCACGCTCGAAGGGGAATTCCACAAGGATGCTCCCGACTACTTCGAAGGTATCGAGAACCGTGAACCGCTCCTCCAGCCATGGACCTTCCGCCAGTTCGAGCGGATCGTCTTTGACCTCTCCAAGGTCAGAACGATGTCCTCGAACGGCATCGGCATCCTGATCATCGTCCGCAGGATGGCGATCAAATTTGGCCACAACGGGCCTATCCCGATCATCATCGCGGGCTCCAACAAGAGCGTCGAAAAGGTACTGGTGAACACGCAGATCGCATCGATGTTCGAGCTTTTCGACACCGTGGAGCAAGCCCTGGGGGTTTCGCAGTAA
- the proB gene encoding glutamate 5-kinase has protein sequence MKKEPGIIIVKVGTNILTANGDKLNRSLIRNLVKQLVELHNMGYKSVLVTSGAVAAGKEITKLSDNMESITQRQIYAAVGQARLMHEYEKLFQKLGVVVGQALLTREDFADRTRYDNALRALYGMINNNIVPIINENDVVTVEELSFGDNDVLAAATAIALNADKLLLLTNQEGVMTANPEKNKRDAKLIRNIKDVNEIFSAISDNSSSTHGIGGMHSKVNAAQLSANAGIPTWIANGLHPENITAIINGKKIGTNLIAKVSKLSEKERWILCAKNASAGIIIDDGAAQALLKKKSLLMVGVKKIRGCFDKKEIVEVVDRRENIVGYGITNYSSDELTKALDRPHSLKKEVIHINNLHIA, from the coding sequence ATGAAAAAAGAACCCGGGATTATTATAGTCAAAGTCGGGACAAATATCCTGACAGCCAACGGTGATAAACTTAATCGCAGTCTTATTCGTAATCTAGTGAAACAGTTGGTTGAGCTACACAATATGGGGTATAAGTCAGTGCTTGTTACCTCTGGTGCGGTAGCTGCCGGAAAAGAAATCACCAAGCTTTCAGATAATATGGAAAGTATTACCCAGCGTCAGATTTATGCCGCCGTCGGTCAAGCGCGTCTGATGCATGAATACGAAAAACTTTTTCAAAAACTGGGGGTGGTTGTCGGACAAGCATTATTGACAAGAGAAGACTTTGCGGACAGAACACGCTATGATAATGCACTGCGCGCGCTATATGGCATGATTAATAATAATATTGTACCGATAATTAATGAAAACGATGTGGTGACGGTTGAGGAACTTTCCTTCGGTGACAATGACGTATTAGCTGCCGCTACTGCAATTGCTCTGAATGCTGACAAACTTCTGCTCTTAACCAATCAGGAGGGTGTTATGACAGCAAATCCAGAAAAGAATAAAAGAGATGCAAAATTAATCCGGAATATAAAGGATGTCAACGAAATTTTTTCTGCTATTTCCGATAACTCCAGTTCCACCCACGGCATCGGTGGTATGCATTCCAAAGTTAATGCCGCGCAATTATCCGCCAATGCCGGAATTCCAACATGGATTGCAAACGGACTGCATCCGGAAAATATTACCGCAATCATCAATGGGAAAAAGATTGGAACGAATCTAATAGCAAAGGTGAGCAAACTTTCCGAAAAAGAACGCTGGATCCTATGCGCCAAAAACGCTTCTGCCGGCATTATTATAGATGACGGAGCGGCACAGGCATTACTAAAGAAAAAAAGTCTTCTAATGGTCGGGGTTAAAAAGATTCGTGGGTGCTTTGATAAGAAAGAAATTGTTGAGGTTGTGGACCGCCGTGAAAATATTGTTGGCTATGGAATAACAAATTATTCATCTGATGAATTAACCAAAGCGTTAGACCGTCCACATTCATTAAAAAAAGAAGTAATCCATATCAATAACCTGCATATAGCATGA
- a CDS encoding UvrD-helicase domain-containing protein, which produces MELLKSLNAEQRTAVIHGNGPLLIVAGAGTGKTTVITQRIAWLIDQKKAQADEILALTFTDKASGEMVERVDQLLPYGYVDLWVSTFHAFGERVLRDYALEVGLDSGFKLLSSIDQWMLLKKHLDEFELKYYKPLGNPTRFIYALIQHFSRVKDEHVSAKEYLAYARKLNSRKNLKPDEKEDAEKILEVAKAYQQYQLLLQKNGYLDFGDLIIQTLELFKKRKKVLEQFRKKFKYILVDEFQDTNYAQYELIKILASPKNNITVVGDDDQAIYRFRGASMSNILEFKKDYPKSKEVVLINNYRSRQNILDLSYEFIQKNNPNRLEYQLKQDAVQKKNPKIKKVSKKLVSKIDGEGIIKHIESDTQEDEVFNILREIEKIKKSDPKLTWNDFAILVRANSQADIFVNVFTNQEIPYQYVAARGLYQQPEILDIIAWLKMLDNYHESPSLFRVLSIDLFKIKTSDLINLSNEAKKKRISLYEVIESHQEVGGISQDTRKSLNYILDLIKKQTALAKEKSVGQICFEFLKAIGYLNKMSTKDAEGYHIKIQNISKFFRKVQDFERNNEDKSVKKFMEELELVIDVGNDPAPAQMEEGPESIKIMTVHGAKGLEFSYVFIANLVDKRFPSIERREQIEVPGKLIKEIIPEGDIHLQEERRLFYVACTRARKGLFFSSAKDVGGKTAKKPSRFLFEIDMVKGERSEKSEQLNLGFDIVRKKNLKVEKIKYPLPKTFSYSQLKAYEKCPKQYKYMFIWKVPVLTGRHTYSFGTSVHNTLKAFYALAQQGHKPTKAQLMKLYEENWIDDWYDSRQHMQERKKAGKLMLEEYFKTNKIIKAPVFLEKGFNLKIGDYSFRGFIDRVDSLDKESVEIIDYKTGKKPARKTEIDHEQLMIYHIAMQEVFKMKPAELSLYFLDGNVKYSFTASVKDIEDLKVKIIESIKEIEKGDFTPAPTIYKCATCDFREICEDRAV; this is translated from the coding sequence ATGGAATTACTAAAATCATTGAACGCCGAACAGAGAACAGCCGTGATACATGGAAACGGACCTTTGTTGATTGTGGCTGGTGCCGGTACCGGAAAGACTACTGTTATAACCCAGAGAATTGCCTGGTTGATTGATCAGAAAAAAGCCCAGGCGGATGAAATACTGGCACTGACCTTTACCGATAAAGCGTCGGGTGAAATGGTGGAACGCGTCGATCAGCTACTGCCTTATGGCTATGTAGATTTATGGGTCTCAACATTTCATGCTTTCGGCGAACGCGTCTTGCGGGATTATGCACTGGAAGTTGGACTTGATTCCGGATTCAAACTGCTTTCAAGTATCGATCAATGGATGCTCCTAAAAAAGCATCTGGATGAATTTGAACTGAAATATTACAAACCGCTCGGCAACCCTACCAGATTTATTTATGCGCTGATCCAGCATTTCTCCCGCGTAAAAGACGAACATGTTTCGGCAAAAGAATATCTGGCTTACGCACGGAAATTAAACAGCCGAAAAAACCTGAAACCGGATGAGAAGGAAGATGCGGAAAAGATATTGGAAGTGGCAAAAGCTTATCAGCAGTACCAGTTGCTGTTGCAAAAAAACGGATATCTGGATTTTGGCGATCTAATCATACAAACTCTTGAGCTATTTAAAAAAAGAAAAAAAGTATTGGAGCAATTCAGGAAGAAGTTCAAATACATATTGGTAGATGAATTCCAGGATACTAACTATGCTCAATATGAATTGATCAAGATATTGGCATCTCCTAAAAACAACATAACGGTTGTGGGTGATGATGACCAGGCGATCTATCGTTTCCGCGGGGCATCCATGAGTAATATTTTGGAATTTAAAAAAGATTATCCGAAATCAAAAGAAGTTGTATTAATTAATAACTACCGTTCCCGGCAAAATATTTTGGACTTGTCTTATGAATTTATCCAGAAGAATAATCCGAACCGCCTGGAATATCAGCTGAAACAGGATGCCGTGCAGAAGAAAAATCCGAAGATAAAAAAAGTGAGTAAAAAACTGGTTTCAAAAATTGATGGTGAAGGAATTATCAAACATATTGAATCAGATACTCAAGAAGATGAAGTGTTCAATATTTTGCGGGAAATTGAAAAGATTAAAAAAAGCGATCCGAAACTGACCTGGAATGATTTTGCAATACTAGTACGCGCGAACAGCCAGGCGGATATTTTTGTAAATGTTTTTACCAACCAGGAAATTCCCTACCAATACGTAGCCGCCCGCGGTCTTTACCAGCAGCCCGAAATTCTGGATATCATCGCCTGGCTCAAGATGCTGGATAACTATCATGAAAGCCCGTCGCTATTCCGTGTTTTATCAATAGATCTGTTTAAAATAAAAACATCAGATTTGATCAATCTTTCCAATGAAGCAAAGAAGAAACGCATCTCGCTTTATGAAGTGATAGAAAGTCATCAGGAAGTCGGCGGGATTAGCCAGGATACCAGAAAATCCTTAAACTATATTTTGGATCTGATAAAAAAACAGACAGCACTCGCCAAGGAAAAATCGGTCGGGCAAATCTGTTTTGAATTTCTTAAGGCAATCGGTTATTTGAATAAAATGAGCACTAAAGATGCTGAGGGGTATCACATTAAAATTCAGAATATCAGCAAGTTTTTTCGTAAAGTCCAGGACTTTGAGCGCAATAACGAAGACAAGTCAGTGAAAAAATTCATGGAAGAACTGGAATTGGTTATTGATGTCGGTAACGATCCCGCGCCCGCGCAGATGGAAGAGGGGCCGGAAAGTATAAAGATAATGACAGTACACGGAGCGAAAGGTTTGGAGTTCTCTTATGTATTTATCGCCAATCTGGTGGATAAGCGTTTTCCCAGCATTGAGCGCCGTGAGCAGATTGAAGTTCCCGGTAAACTGATTAAGGAAATTATTCCGGAAGGGGATATTCACTTGCAGGAAGAGCGCCGGCTTTTTTATGTTGCCTGCACGCGGGCGCGGAAAGGCCTTTTCTTCAGTTCCGCCAAAGACGTGGGCGGAAAGACTGCCAAAAAACCATCACGGTTTTTATTTGAGATTGATATGGTAAAAGGGGAAAGATCGGAAAAATCTGAACAGCTGAATCTGGGATTTGATATTGTCAGGAAGAAAAATTTGAAAGTTGAAAAAATTAAATATCCGCTGCCAAAAACATTCAGCTACTCTCAACTCAAGGCCTACGAAAAATGCCCGAAGCAGTATAAATATATGTTTATTTGGAAAGTTCCGGTTTTGACCGGGCGTCACACCTACAGCTTCGGTACCTCGGTGCATAATACATTAAAAGCGTTTTATGCTTTAGCACAGCAGGGGCATAAACCCACCAAAGCGCAGCTGATGAAGTTGTACGAGGAAAACTGGATTGATGACTGGTATGACTCCCGCCAGCATATGCAGGAAAGAAAAAAAGCAGGAAAGCTGATGCTGGAGGAATATTTCAAGACCAATAAAATAATCAAGGCTCCTGTATTTCTGGAAAAGGGTTTCAATCTGAAAATCGGTGATTATTCATTCCGGGGGTTTATTGACCGGGTTGATTCTTTGGATAAGGAATCCGTGGAGATTATCGATTATAAAACAGGCAAGAAGCCGGCGCGTAAAACGGAAATTGACCATGAACAGCTGATGATTTATCATATAGCTATGCAGGAGGTCTTTAAAATGAAGCCTGCAGAACTTAGTTTATATTTTTTGGACGGTAATGTTAAATATTCATTTACGGCATCGGTAAAAGACATTGAAGATCTGAAAGTAAAGATTATCGAATCGATCAAAGAAATTGAAAAAGGGGATTTTACTCCGGCACCGACCATTTATAAATGTGCGACTTGTGATTTCAGGGAAATCTGCGAGGATCGTGCTGTATAA
- the proC gene encoding pyrroline-5-carboxylate reductase yields MKKYTITIIGCGNMGTVIMERLISTGYATKRTITACDNNPERLKEIKHSGIKVESDLGNAIAKSEIIFLAIKPQQYKSLTGQLAGKFKDNQLVISIMAGVTYNSLARHLAYTNIVRTMPNLAAKVGSSITAWYAPEKCAKNNINTIKNLLSVIGTSMQVKNESMLDKVTAISGSGPAYFFYTAELLEQQARKFGFTKNEAAQLVNKTLYGAARLLENDSRSLKELRKAVTSKKGITEAAINKLGPGFVKIWKEAINAAHQKAKVISKKYE; encoded by the coding sequence ATGAAAAAATATACAATCACAATAATCGGCTGCGGAAATATGGGTACTGTCATCATGGAACGTCTGATTAGTACTGGATATGCGACTAAAAGAACAATAACTGCCTGCGACAATAATCCGGAAAGATTGAAAGAGATAAAACACTCGGGAATTAAAGTTGAATCCGACCTGGGCAATGCTATCGCAAAATCAGAAATTATTTTCCTAGCCATTAAACCACAGCAGTATAAATCATTAACCGGACAGTTGGCTGGAAAATTTAAAGATAACCAACTGGTTATTTCAATAATGGCAGGAGTAACATATAATTCCTTAGCCCGACATTTAGCATATACAAACATCGTCCGCACAATGCCAAATCTAGCAGCAAAGGTGGGAAGTAGTATAACTGCATGGTACGCACCGGAAAAATGCGCTAAAAATAATATAAACACAATCAAGAATTTGTTATCTGTTATTGGTACATCTATGCAAGTTAAGAATGAATCCATGCTGGATAAAGTTACAGCAATCAGCGGAAGCGGTCCTGCGTACTTTTTTTACACTGCGGAATTACTAGAACAGCAGGCGCGGAAATTTGGGTTCACAAAGAATGAGGCAGCACAATTAGTAAATAAAACTCTCTATGGGGCTGCGCGACTTTTGGAAAACGACTCCCGGTCATTAAAGGAACTACGAAAAGCAGTAACATCAAAAAAAGGCATTACCGAAGCGGCAATCAATAAATTAGGTCCCGGGTTTGTGAAGATCTGGAAAGAAGCAATCAACGCCGCCCATCAAAAAGCAAAAGTAATTTCAAAAAAATATGAATAA
- a CDS encoding pyruvate kinase: MDVIATIWKVPYYYDRNQRMIDRGVDCFRVKCSHNSADEIINCLRSARKQINQSGKPVRLLADLPEAKIRLGEFPQEKINLPEDYQCLFKKAQNSSDPLEFIPIRNENVGKYLIVGDEFYLGDGQLSFTVIKINSTNEFVARTNNSGRLIFRSSMTIPKMMDEINHITPFLDEIIPRLPEAQPEMVAFSFVSSKEMLQELLTKLSKYTTPDWQPKIIAKIESQAGVENIDEILELADGIMVARGDLALTMPYAKLGITQKMLVSKARSAGKYVIVATQVLQSLLDNYLPMRSDILDITNMCLDGASAVMLCAETSHSDHPERAVEVAKEIITAVNNTIV, translated from the coding sequence ATGGATGTAATAGCTACAATCTGGAAGGTACCATATTATTATGACCGTAATCAGCGGATGATAGATAGGGGTGTGGATTGTTTTAGGGTGAAATGCTCACACAACAGTGCTGATGAAATTATAAATTGCCTGCGGTCTGCCCGTAAACAGATTAATCAGAGCGGAAAACCAGTAAGACTATTAGCCGATCTTCCGGAAGCCAAAATTCGTTTGGGAGAATTCCCGCAAGAAAAAATTAATTTACCAGAAGATTATCAGTGTCTTTTCAAAAAAGCACAAAATTCTTCGGATCCTCTGGAATTTATTCCAATTAGAAATGAGAACGTAGGGAAATATTTGATTGTGGGGGATGAATTTTATTTAGGGGACGGGCAATTATCATTTACGGTGATTAAAATTAATAGTACCAATGAATTTGTTGCAAGGACCAACAATTCCGGCAGGCTTATTTTTCGGTCTTCTATGACCATACCAAAGATGATGGATGAGATTAATCACATTACCCCATTTCTCGATGAAATAATCCCTCGGCTTCCCGAGGCTCAACCCGAAATGGTCGCTTTTTCTTTTGTTAGTTCCAAGGAAATGCTCCAGGAATTATTAACTAAATTGTCTAAATACACAACTCCTGATTGGCAGCCAAAAATAATCGCAAAAATTGAATCTCAAGCAGGAGTGGAAAATATTGATGAAATATTGGAATTGGCGGACGGGATTATGGTGGCAAGGGGAGATTTAGCATTAACTATGCCCTATGCAAAATTGGGGATTACTCAAAAAATGTTAGTAAGCAAAGCACGCAGTGCCGGAAAGTACGTAATTGTTGCTACACAAGTCTTGCAGTCTTTACTTGATAATTATCTTCCGATGCGTTCTGACATATTGGATATCACTAATATGTGTTTAGATGGAGCATCTGCCGTAATGCTTTGCGCTGAAACGTCACATAGTGATCATCCAGAGAGAGCGGTAGAGGTTGCCAAAGAAATAATAACCGCGGTGAATAATACTATAGTTTAA
- a CDS encoding cation-translocating P-type ATPase, which yields MITINQEQIEKISGLSAEAVLEKQTKYGYNELNSQKKHNIFQILFEVIKEPMLALLISISVIYLFLGEQKDAFVLMFAVVGVVGITLFQKRKTERALDALKNLSSPRALVIREGKQIRIPGRDVVKEDIMVLAEGDRVPADAVILSSVNLQVDESLLTGESLSVKKTQYEGQDLPKRPGGDNLPYVYSGTLVVQGKATARVEAIGADTEMGKIGKALDSIKEEDTLLQKETARLVRYIGSIGLLLCVLIFLIYGLARGEWIAGLLSGLTLAMGILPEEFPIVLLIFLALGAWRISKRNVLTRRMPAIETLGAATVLCVDKTGTITQNRMSLNTIYVDGEYYDVAEKKSLPEKFHSLLEYAMLASQEDPFDPIEQEIKKVTVGLLENTEHIHKAWQLNKEYPFTKELLSIAHVWESKDMKEYTVAAKGAPETIADLCHFTTEEFKELEEKINVLANRGLRLLGVAKATFEKTNLPQSQHDFKFEFVGLLGFLDPIRTQVPGALQEAYSAGIRVIMITGDYPGTASFIARQIGLKDPDNFITGPQLEAMSAEELKIKIDSVNVFSRVVPEQKLAIVNALKAHGEIVAMTGDGVNDAPALKSANVGIAMGKRGTDVAREAASLVLLDDDFTSIIQAVKRGRIIFKNLKEAISYIFAVHVPIAGLAFLPVLFGMPVILLPIHITFLELIIDPACTIVFEADQAEKDVMKRHPRNLKEPLFNRKALFFSLIQGLSVLMITFAIYLITLNIGRGELEARTLTFISLVVGNLIMIAVNLSWSESILSIFKSSNRIMWLVISGTLASLVLIFSVPWLTDLFHMSRMNLQNVVLILIFGIVVVFWFELMKKIFKRKYKEI from the coding sequence ATGATTACAATCAATCAGGAACAAATTGAAAAGATTTCGGGATTGTCAGCCGAAGCCGTGTTGGAGAAGCAGACAAAGTACGGTTACAATGAGCTGAATTCCCAGAAGAAACATAATATATTTCAAATCCTTTTTGAAGTTATCAAAGAGCCGATGCTGGCTCTTTTGATTTCCATCAGTGTTATCTACCTCTTCTTAGGCGAGCAAAAAGACGCCTTTGTTTTAATGTTCGCGGTGGTGGGAGTAGTCGGCATCACACTGTTTCAAAAACGCAAAACAGAAAGAGCGCTAGACGCTTTAAAAAATTTATCCAGTCCTCGTGCATTGGTGATTCGTGAGGGAAAACAAATCAGGATTCCCGGCAGAGATGTGGTAAAAGAAGATATTATGGTTTTGGCCGAAGGAGACAGGGTGCCGGCGGATGCAGTAATTCTTTCCAGCGTTAATCTGCAGGTAGATGAATCATTATTAACCGGTGAATCGCTTTCGGTAAAGAAAACGCAATATGAAGGGCAGGATCTGCCGAAAAGACCCGGTGGGGATAATCTGCCCTACGTTTATTCAGGCACGCTGGTTGTTCAAGGTAAAGCAACAGCCAGAGTTGAAGCAATCGGCGCGGATACGGAAATGGGGAAAATCGGCAAGGCGCTGGATTCCATAAAAGAAGAGGATACCCTACTGCAGAAAGAAACCGCCCGGCTGGTGCGTTATATCGGCAGTATCGGTTTGTTGCTTTGTGTTTTAATATTTCTGATCTACGGGCTGGCAAGAGGGGAATGGATTGCCGGTTTACTGTCCGGTCTGACTTTAGCCATGGGAATACTGCCGGAAGAGTTTCCGATTGTTCTGTTAATATTTTTAGCCCTAGGAGCATGGCGGATATCAAAGAGAAATGTTTTGACCAGGCGCATGCCGGCGATTGAGACTTTGGGAGCCGCTACTGTTTTATGTGTCGACAAAACCGGAACAATCACACAGAACAGAATGTCTTTAAATACTATTTATGTTGATGGTGAATACTATGACGTCGCTGAAAAAAAATCATTGCCGGAAAAATTCCACTCACTTTTAGAATATGCCATGCTGGCCAGTCAGGAAGACCCATTTGATCCGATAGAACAGGAAATTAAAAAAGTAACTGTGGGTCTTCTTGAAAATACCGAGCATATCCATAAAGCATGGCAATTGAATAAGGAATACCCATTTACTAAAGAACTGCTTTCCATTGCGCACGTTTGGGAATCCAAAGATATGAAGGAATACACTGTCGCCGCCAAGGGCGCTCCGGAAACAATCGCTGATCTGTGTCATTTTACGACGGAAGAATTCAAAGAGCTTGAGGAAAAAATTAATGTTTTGGCCAATCGCGGTCTTCGGCTTCTCGGAGTGGCGAAGGCGACTTTTGAAAAAACAAATCTGCCTCAATCACAACATGATTTCAAATTTGAATTCGTGGGACTGCTCGGATTCTTAGATCCAATCCGTACGCAGGTACCGGGCGCATTGCAGGAAGCATACAGCGCAGGTATTCGTGTAATTATGATTACCGGTGACTATCCGGGAACTGCCAGTTTTATTGCCCGGCAGATCGGGTTGAAAGATCCGGATAATTTTATCACCGGTCCACAGCTGGAAGCGATGAGCGCGGAAGAATTGAAAATTAAAATTGATTCGGTAAATGTTTTTAGCCGGGTTGTACCGGAACAGAAGCTGGCGATAGTCAATGCCTTGAAGGCACATGGTGAAATTGTGGCGATGACCGGCGACGGGGTAAATGATGCCCCTGCTCTGAAGTCGGCAAATGTCGGTATCGCTATGGGTAAAAGGGGAACAGATGTTGCACGTGAAGCCGCTTCACTTGTTTTACTGGATGATGATTTTACTTCAATCATCCAGGCGGTAAAGCGGGGGAGGATTATTTTCAAAAATCTAAAAGAGGCCATATCGTATATCTTCGCGGTACATGTGCCGATCGCCGGACTGGCATTTTTACCAGTTCTGTTTGGCATGCCGGTTATTCTCCTACCGATTCATATTACTTTCTTGGAATTGATTATTGATCCTGCCTGCACGATTGTTTTTGAAGCGGACCAGGCGGAAAAAGATGTTATGAAGCGCCACCCTCGGAATTTGAAAGAGCCATTATTTAATCGTAAGGCACTATTTTTTAGTCTAATTCAAGGGTTGAGTGTATTGATGATTACATTTGCGATTTATTTAATTACTTTAAACATTGGCAGAGGAGAACTTGAGGCTAGGACGCTGACATTTATCAGCCTGGTTGTAGGTAACTTGATTATGATTGCGGTAAATCTGTCCTGGTCGGAAAGTATCTTGAGTATTTTCAAATCTTCCAATCGCATAATGTGGTTGGTAATATCCGGCACGCTTGCTTCGTTAGTATTGATTTTTTCAGTTCCCTGGTTGACTGATCTGTTTCATATGTCCAGGATGAATTTGCAGAATGTGGTTTTGATTCTGATATTTGGTATAGTTGTTGTATTCTGGTTTGAGCTCATGAAGAAGATTTTCAAGAGAAAGTATAAGGAGATTTAA